CCGGAGATCCTCGAGCACACGACCGATCTCTGCCAGCGGTGGCTCCGACGACCGACCGACCCCGGAATCGAGGGACCAGCCGAGCAACGCCGTCTCGGCGGTGGAATCCGACGCCTCGTCGACCAACATCACGGAGTCACGGCCGTCGGGTCGCAACTCCAGACGCCAGATTTCCCCGATCGACGACGCCGACTCCGGCAGCGCGCTAGGAGGGCGCCGACTAGGACCCAGCGACGCGAGAGATCCCTGCGCGCTCAGAAGATGATCGCAACGCCGCGCGCATTCGATGCTGGGCCTCTTCACCCCTCGTTCCAACTTGCTCAGGTAGCCCTTGCTGTAACCGGTGATCCGGCTCAACGCGTCCAACGAGAGCCCGGCCTCCTCGCGTCGTCGGCGCAAGCGCGCCCCGAACCCCGAGGGGTTCGCTCGCTGGTCGCCCATGAAGCACCGCCATCGCGTCACCGTGCGTCGTCGCCGTACTCCAAACTAGCGACCGCGATCAGACGTTGCGGCGGTATTCGCCGCCGACCTCGAAGAACGCCTCGGTGATCTGGCCGAGGCTGCACACCCGGGCGGCGTCCATCAGCACCGCGAACACGTTCTCGCCCGCCATCGCCGCTTCCTTCAGCCGCCGCAGCGCCTCCCGGGCCTCCGCCTGGTGCTGCTGCTGGAAGGCGCGCACCCGCTCGACCTGGGAGCGCTTCTCGTCCTCGGTGGCGCGGGCCAGCTCGACCGGCCCGGTCTCCTCTCCGCCATCCGGCGGCAGGAACGTGTTGACGCCGATCAGCGGCAGCGACCCGTCGTGCTTGCGCTGCTCGTAGAGCATCGACTCGTCCTGGATCCGGCCACGCTGGTACCCGGTCTCCATCGCGCCGAGAACGCCGCCGCGCTCGGCGATCCGGTCGAACTCCGCGAGCACGGCCTCCTCGACCAGGTCGGTGAGCTCGTCGACGACGTACGAGCCCTGCAGCGGGTTCTCGTTCATCGCGAGCCCCCACTCGCGGTTGATGATCAGCTGGATGGCGAGCGCGCGCCGCACCGACGCCTCGGTCGGGGTGGTCACCGCCTCGTCGTAGGCGTTGGTGTGCAGGCTGTTGCAGTTGTCGTAGATCGCGGTGAGCGCCTGGAGCGTCGTCCGGATGTCGTTGAACTGCATCTCCTGCGCGTGCAGCGACCGGCCGGACGTCTGGACGTGGTACTTGAGCTTCTGGCTGCGCTCGTTCGCGCCGTAGCGGTTGCGCATCGCGATCGCCCAGATCCGCCGGGCCACCCGGCCGAGCACGGTGTACTCGGCGTCCATGCCGTTGGAGAAGAAGAACGACAGGTTCGGCGCGAAGTCGTCGATGTCCATTCCGCGGGCCAGGTAGGACTCCACATAGGTGAACCCGTTGGCGAGCGTGAACGCGAGCTGGCTGATCGGGTTCGCCCCGGCCTCGGCGATGTGGTAGCCGGAGATGCTCACCGAGTAGAAGTTGCGGACCTGGTTCTGGATGAACCACTCCTGGATGTCGGCCATCATCTTGAGGCTGAACTCGGTGGAGAACAGGCAGGTGTTCTGGCCCTGGTCCTCCTTGAGGATGTCGGCCTGGACGGTGCCCCGGACGGTCTGCAGTGCCCGGGCTTTGACGGCTGCCACATCGGCGTCGGGCCCGGCCTTCGCCAGCTCCTGATCGATCACCGTGTTGAGGAAGAACGCGAGGATCGTCGGCGCCGGTCCGTTGATCGTCATCGACACCGACGTGGTGGGCGCGGTGAGGTCGAAGCCTGCGTACAGCGCCTTCATGTCGTCCAGCGTGGCGATCGAGACACCCGACGTGCCGATCTTGCCGTAGACGTCCGGCGGGGTGTCCGGGTCGCGGCCGTAGAGCGTCACCGAGTCGAACGCGGTCGACAGGCGGGTGGCCTCGGACCCCTGCGAGAGGTATGTGAACCGCCGGTTGGTGCGGAACGCGTCGCCCTCGCCGGCGAACATCCGGGCCGGGTCCTCGCCCTCGCGCTTGAACGGGAACACGCCGGCGGTGAACGGGAAGCGGCCGGGCAGGTTCTCCGCCCGCAGGAACCGGAGCAGCTCGCCGTCGTCGACGTAGCGGGGCAGCGCGACTCGGGGGACCTTCGTGCCGGAGAGCGTCTCTTTTCGGAGTGCGGTGTGGAGTTCTCGCTCACGGACGCGCACCACGAGTTCGTCGCCGGAGTACTGCTCGACGGTCCGCGGCCAGGCGCGCAGCGCGTCGTCGGCGGCGGGGTCGACGGCCGCCGCGTCGAGGAGGCGTTGCAGGTCCTCGGTCGAGGCGCCCGCTGCCGCGAGCGCGTCCTTCGCCGCGACGAGGTGGGCCCGCTGCCGGACGGCGGCGACCTGTTCGGCGGTGGTGTGGTGGTAGGTGCGGACGTCCTCGGCGATCTCGGCGAGGTAGCGCACCCGGGTCGGCGGGACGACGGTCGCGGCGGACGTGGAGGTCTTGCCGGTCGCCGCGGGGAGGACGCCGTCGGAGACGTCCAAGCCGCGGCCGGCCAGCTCGTCGCGGAGGAACTGGTAGAGCGCGGTGACACCGTCGTCGTTGAACGTCGCGGCGCTGGTGCCGAACACCGGCATGTCGCTCCAGGCCGCGCCGAACGCTTCCCGGTTGCGCACCAGCTGGCGGGCGACGTCGCGACGGGCGTCCTCGGCGCCGCGCCGCTCGAACTTGTTGATCGCGACCGCGTCGGCGTAGTCGAGCATGTCGATCTTCTCGAGCTGCGACGCGGCGCCGAACTCCGGCGTCATCACGTAGAGCGAGAAGTCGACGAACGGGACGATCGCGGCGTCGCCCTGGCCGATGCCGGGCGTCTCGACGATCACCAGGTCGAACCCGGAGGCCTTGCAGGTCTCGATCGCGCCGGCCAGGCCGTCCGGGAGCTCCCGGCCCGCGTGCCGGGTGGCGAGCGACCGGAAGAACACGACGTCGCCGTCGAGGGCGGTCATCCGGATCCGGTCACCGAGCAGCGCGCCACCGCCGCGGCGGCGGGTCGGGTCGACCGCGAGGACCGCGATCCGGAGTTTGTCCTGCTGGTCCA
The window above is part of the Cryptosporangium minutisporangium genome. Proteins encoded here:
- the icmF gene encoding fused isobutyryl-CoA mutase/GTPase IcmF produces the protein MGPVLHTPEHPVRFVTASSLFDGHDAAINIMRRILQSQGAEVIHLGHNRSVREVVTAAIEEDAQGVAISAYQGGHVEYFSYLVELLNERGAGHVKVFGGGGGVIVPEEIALLHSRGVARIFSPADGQRMGLAAMINSMIAACDYSLARPADGATEGSAAPVFDQGAALDGLFTGASRAVARAITLAEAGAVPDDLADEIRARAQARTVPVLGITGTGGSGKSSLTDELVRRFRLDQQDKLRIAVLAVDPTRRRGGGALLGDRIRMTALDGDVVFFRSLATRHAGRELPDGLAGAIETCKASGFDLVIVETPGIGQGDAAIVPFVDFSLYVMTPEFGAASQLEKIDMLDYADAVAINKFERRGAEDARRDVARQLVRNREAFGAAWSDMPVFGTSAATFNDDGVTALYQFLRDELAGRGLDVSDGVLPAATGKTSTSAATVVPPTRVRYLAEIAEDVRTYHHTTAEQVAAVRQRAHLVAAKDALAAAGASTEDLQRLLDAAAVDPAADDALRAWPRTVEQYSGDELVVRVRERELHTALRKETLSGTKVPRVALPRYVDDGELLRFLRAENLPGRFPFTAGVFPFKREGEDPARMFAGEGDAFRTNRRFTYLSQGSEATRLSTAFDSVTLYGRDPDTPPDVYGKIGTSGVSIATLDDMKALYAGFDLTAPTTSVSMTINGPAPTILAFFLNTVIDQELAKAGPDADVAAVKARALQTVRGTVQADILKEDQGQNTCLFSTEFSLKMMADIQEWFIQNQVRNFYSVSISGYHIAEAGANPISQLAFTLANGFTYVESYLARGMDIDDFAPNLSFFFSNGMDAEYTVLGRVARRIWAIAMRNRYGANERSQKLKYHVQTSGRSLHAQEMQFNDIRTTLQALTAIYDNCNSLHTNAYDEAVTTPTEASVRRALAIQLIINREWGLAMNENPLQGSYVVDELTDLVEEAVLAEFDRIAERGGVLGAMETGYQRGRIQDESMLYEQRKHDGSLPLIGVNTFLPPDGGEETGPVELARATEDEKRSQVERVRAFQQQHQAEAREALRRLKEAAMAGENVFAVLMDAARVCSLGQITEAFFEVGGEYRRNV